The Drosophila sulfurigaster albostrigata strain 15112-1811.04 chromosome 3, ASM2355843v2, whole genome shotgun sequence genomic sequence CTGATGGAACTCGTGATGCAGCATATCCGCATACTTGTTAACGGCCATCTTGTAGCTAACTTCGCCGGCAGCATAGCGCTGATTGTGCTTGGCAATCTTATGCTTGTTCTCATTGAAGATCTTGAGGCGGAAACGCTCCTCGGTCTCATCGAGATAGTTCTTGCGATGCTCCAGCTGCAATGCGAAAACAATAACATGAAATACTTGAAATACAAAGAGTACAACAATTCATTTGCTTATCATGTACGACGTCTATCGCAAGACGAGCGTGTTAAACAACAATATGTTTACCTAGTACACACTATGTAGATTAGATAGCACAGCAATCTACATTTGCTGCACTTGGCCCGTGAAGAAGTTCACTTAATTCGAGAGCAGAACCGGCTTAGATTTAGTTGCCAcgattgattttgttttaacGCCCTTATGCGCTGATAAGACGCTCTAATTCTTATCGGCCAGCTATGACACAGGTGTTGGTGTTGTCAACGTAGCACGGTggcaaacataaaattaaacgATAGCCATAACAAGATTTTACGACTCTGTCAAAAACGGAGGTAGAAGTTGTAAATGAGCCCATAAAATCGTAAAATGCCTGAATTGAATGCTGTAGTCAACTAGCAGATACCCTAGAGTATCGAGAATACAGTATAAAGATACATATAGTAATGTATTATTCCCTCTACACATTGAATGCGTTCGCTATGCAAATGTTTGATTAGAGTGCACAGTAAAAACACACTCTTTGGACCCGTACAACATGCGCAAACAAAGAACAATTGGCGCTCAAATGAAGCCGCATAACAAAGTTTTTGTCATTGTTTGTTTCCATTAATGCTGTCACCCTAGACTTGCGTTGcgtgtctcttttttttgggaagTTATTCGACTGTAAATTGCATATAATTGATATAATTGCTATGACTGCTGCGTGGCACCATTTTCGGACTTGTCAACTgtgaatataaaattctaaCGAATTCCAGactcatttttattgattttttgaatgaatttcgcacatttattacaaaatatatagtttGCGTTAAAAATAGACTATGCGGTTCAGTTCAATACAAAAAAGGAAGATACAACACAAACTTAAAATAGTAATTAAATGCACGTGCTTATAAAtacgcaacacacacatacgagaTGCGACTGTATAGgtgttgatttttttattatacaatttactgCTGCTTTGCACTTTAGTCGGTTACTGTTTGtgtttaaatacaataaaagttCGATGCAGCCACATGTCTTGAGTATCTTATAACTACAAAAATGTAGCTAAACTAGAATTACAGgataattttgttgtacatatgtatatcgtGTGGGCTTCTCATTTTCGCTACAGTCGCTCCATTTCAATGGAGGTGCTATCGTTTGCCTCTACAATAGGAGCATTTGAAACCAAtgcagttgctttggctgacgtTGTGGGCTCCTCTATTGATGGAGCAGCCGCTGCCTCCAGTTCTTGGTACTCGCGACGCTTCCGTAGAATGAATCGCAGCACAAAGCCATTGATAATGAATATTGCGATGACAAACACGGTTGGTACCACAACATCCACGGTTATATTTAAATCACTCGTGTGggccataataataatggtaataataatacgtggtttattttatataataactgTCTGCTCGACTTATGTAGTTGGCTTTAGCACGTTTTTCCAAATGACGCGcgtgctttgctttggcttttgattTTCCTTTAATGTGTTTCTCCTTCACTCTCTCGCAGTATAATTTCGGCGCGCGCACTATATTGTCCCCCTCTCTCAGGAACTCTCTCTATCACTCTCTTTCTTGCTACGAGCTAACGGAGCGACTGCCTGTCTACTTGCGCTGAGAGTCGAGCGGCtaataacaaaaatagcaGCCTGACTTTTTTCGTTATGCGCACTGTGCACGCTatatacacgcacacaaacatacaagCTACGCAAATaaatgtgcatgtgtatgtgcatgAAGATTTAATCATTAGGGTCTTtcgttgtatgtgtgtaaacATGCAGGGGTCGAAACGGGCAGAACGAACAAAACAACCGGTTTTctcaaaaaagaaaccaacTGATTTATTAGGATATCTATTCAAATACGAACAACACATGCACAGCCTGCATGTGTATTCATGTATCGAAATAAACCAACCGGTTGTagcataataaaatgtatatcgatatcacacatatgtatttatatatcgCGCGCCCACTTGTTAAACTTTTGCCTACTTATTTTCGCGCACTTTGCAAAATcggagagagcgagcgagagcgaaTGGAAGCTTCTTTGCGGTAAAAGAGCAAATACAActgagcaaaaacaaacagcatACAAGTGATAAGcaagcattttttattttaacaagaGTCACACGCCATTGCGGGGactgttttttgttattgttcagttttttgtttgcgaATTGCGCACACAAATTGAATGAACTGGAAAAATAACATCTTAATAAGCACATGATGATTGACAGAGTTTGGGGGGTCGCATTTCACACGCTTATCAGCCTGCGAGGCCGACTCACCACTGCCTTGctctttcattattttgattattattattattgctctAGTTCATCGGAATGTGCTCGAGTCAATAACATAATTTGCACACTCATCAATATTAATGACTATTGGCAATTTGTAATGTCTACGCACACATTTCACAATCTGTGTCCTCTTATTTTGCAAAgtaagcatttattttatgcgcGCCTGTTTGTATGCTATGaaattttgaatgcaaatatGGTTTAGAGTACAGctcgaaagtatgcaatattttttggtattaatgCAAAAGTcgttataaattgaaaactgctTATCAGTTTctatatactatgtatgtaaataaagcaacagcaactagtCGGGAAAGTCTAGACAAAGTTGGAAGCTTGTCAATCGTTCTAGTCAGTCGATAAGCAGAGAGGCGAATTGAGCACAATTGCAAATAACACTGATAACGCTGATGGTtgattataaatacatacatacatacatacaagagTTCAAAGCGCTCTACGTCGTAACTAGCACAAAAGACAAAGACggcataaatacacaaaaaaagaacaaaacaatgtTCAATGAGTCAGCAGTGCAAAATCACATTAATGTCAATATTGTGTTTGTTAATCGGTTGTTAGAAATTGTTCGCTGAATGAAGCCGCTATGCTTATCGCAATAAGCTGACTTTGCTTATCAATAGTGCTGTTGATCCGTACCGAGTTGAGCCGGGTACAAGAAATAAATGGAAGGCGGTTTAACAGTACATTTGCCTATCTATCATCTCATGTGACATTCTGCGATCTGTCATGTGAGCCGGCATGTGACTGGACGCGGCTTAATCAGCGatttcagctgcagctgcgcagttgcaacaaaatgttgcaatatTTGTCAGTGCATCTGATGCACATGACTCACACGAGAGTCCAAAACAATGtcataaaataatgaaagaatGACACGGAACTAAACCGAAACAATGGCATTAATCATTAAAACTATAATGCATTCAAATCTCGCCACCTGTTAATTGTTGAGAGGTCCGATTTCGAAGATCGATATTGTTATTACTCACCTTAAACGCTTGCCATTCCTCTTTGATGACATCCGCAAACGAAACACCCTGTGCAACAGCCACCAGGGCCAAAAGAGCGATCACAAAGCGCATTTTCTGCAAAAGGGGGATAAACAAAacagtaattaaaataaaatcatacgAATAATTATCTATCTAAGCTTCAATTCAGTTGAAGTCTGACTTGTCTGCGTTGACATCACGTGATGAGCTTTTACATGCCAGCAAAAGCTCAACCATTTTTGTATAAACAAACCAAATTCAAGCTAAATTCtgatgaaataataaaataaagaatgtTTTCTGCTGCGTTTACAGTTAATTAACATGAGCCGCACACATGGgcaaaaaattaagaaaagcAAGTCTCCGACCTTTCACTTGTTCATTACATTTTCCCACTTTTTTCGACTTCGAAACTGAGCTCCGTTATCTTTCTTATCTTACATTTGCCTCTGTGtgtttttacgtttttttgtCGTAAGTACTGTTTTGTTTGAGCCAATTGCGAAATGTATTTGTTATACTTTTTGTAATATTGCCACAATTATGCCAAGTTCGAGGGCCACCAACAAACAGGTTTTGCAAACGTTTCAAAGCTGAAtcagaaataacaacaaacaacaggtAGAAAAAAACCCCAAGCGAATTGATAAGCGGCATAGAAAGAGAAAATAGGCCAAAGCAGAAGAGTGAAGCAGCtgttgaaaacaaaatgcgcaacagcaacaaaaataataatggcgTCCAGAGCAGAGCGCAATAAACAAAGAcgccagccaaagcaaaacacGTAGGAAGAAGAAAGTAGAATAGAATGGAATGAATAGAAGAAAATGTCTACACAGCTGAGAGATGCTGCTAGAACTTGTcagacaaaaagagagagagagagaaaaatacgGAAGCAGGTAAACCCACAGACAATGGAAATAATGGAGACTTACTTTGGATCAGACAACAAAATTAAGTCACGACGcactttatttaaacaaacagTATGCCCCTTCTAACAAGAAACAAATGACGAAGTGGCTTAGATGTAGCtgttatatttgaattatatagtatattaatattgcttACCTACTACTTGAAAGTCAGTCTCGAGTTGAATATTAATTACTGAACAATTGCGACTTGACAATAAAACCAACAGCTAACACTTTGTGCAGGCagaattgaaataattgtttaGCTTAATCTGCGCTAGCTCCACTCTCGAACACTTTTCGTTGTTTAATAAaaccaattgcaaattgttgttgcgaAGAAATCTTTTAGCAGGGCTGGAGTAGCTTCGATTATCGAATTATCATTATCGAACTGATAATCGATTTATTATTGCAGTTTGTTTTATACGAGTATGTTTTTCGGTCTCAATCCGCTAACGTCAGAGGTGAACAAACTTTGAGAGCATCATGAATGCGTTTGATCGGtttattctaatttaatttatttgagcCAATATAACAATTGGGTATATTAAACGAGTCTTTTGACTGAATGTTGACAATATGTTAACACTCTGTTATACCACTGTGTGGTGGTAACTTTGTTTTGGTATTATACCACTAgtactttttattatattctgtGGTCACACTACGCCACTGTCAAAATAATTTGCTCCGTCATCCGCTGAGCAGGCgatttttgattaaaaaagGATTcccaaattattaatatttctcaCATTATATATCCAGTAAGTACAACTACGCCAACAAATACTGAGCACACGAAAAcggaataataattaaattgattgcagCTCTCGAGAAGCAATCGCATCATGTTTGGCAGACAAAGCGGATTAGGCAACTCGAACAGCTCGAATCTTGTAGAGTTTCGCGCTGGTCGCATGAATACGGTCGGCAAAATGGTTCATCCCGATGCACGCAAGGGTCTGGTCTACATGACCCAAAGCGACGATGGCTTAATGCACTTCTGCTGGAAGGATCGCACCAGCGGCAAGGTCGAGGACGATTTGATCGTCTTCCCCGATGATTTTGAGTACAAACGCGTAGATCAGTGCAAAACTGGTCGCGTCTATGTGCTTAAATTC encodes the following:
- the LOC133841649 gene encoding uncharacterized protein LOC133841649; this encodes MAHTSDLNITVDVVVPTVFVIAIFIINGFVLRFILRKRREYQELEAAAAPSIEEPTTSAKATALVSNAPIVEANDSTSIEMERL